From the uncultured Trichococcus sp. genome, one window contains:
- a CDS encoding class I SAM-dependent rRNA methyltransferase produces MKKITITQISEKKIKAGNPLLQAEDFPNELSFTEGEIVELFDSRQAFVAKAYLAKQNKGVGWVFSLDSADSFNEAFFRNKFEKAKRKRTDLQTDPETTTYRLFNAEGDGIPGVTIDHYDGFAVVSWYSEGIFRYQAAIIAAFQAVFTETKGIYEKFRYQRKDGLISRFVTGEEAPTPLIVKENGINYATYLDDGLMTGIFLDQREVRGALTERYAAGKRVLNTFSYTGAFSVAAAMGGAIETTSVDVANRSLERTKEQFAVNNLDDEKQKIYVMDVFDFIRYAIRKELQYDVTIIDPPSFARTKKRTFSVTKDYTQLLEELIQITAPDGTLIVSSNAANYKEKNFKQDIAQAFKNSHCDYRILETFHLPNDFAVPAGSQTSDYLKVFIIKKLAK; encoded by the coding sequence ATGAAAAAAATTACGATTACACAAATAAGCGAAAAAAAGATTAAGGCAGGGAACCCCTTGCTGCAGGCGGAAGATTTTCCAAACGAACTCAGCTTCACTGAGGGCGAAATCGTCGAGCTGTTCGATTCCCGCCAAGCGTTTGTCGCAAAAGCCTATTTGGCCAAACAGAACAAAGGCGTCGGCTGGGTGTTTTCGTTGGATAGCGCGGATAGTTTCAATGAGGCTTTCTTCAGGAACAAATTCGAAAAAGCGAAACGCAAGCGAACGGATCTGCAAACGGATCCGGAAACGACTACCTATCGGCTTTTCAATGCGGAGGGGGACGGCATCCCCGGTGTCACCATCGACCATTATGACGGTTTTGCGGTAGTATCCTGGTACAGTGAAGGGATCTTCCGCTACCAAGCCGCCATCATTGCTGCCTTTCAAGCGGTCTTTACGGAAACGAAGGGGATCTATGAAAAATTCCGCTACCAACGGAAGGACGGCCTGATCAGCCGCTTCGTCACGGGTGAAGAAGCCCCAACTCCTCTGATCGTGAAGGAGAACGGAATCAACTATGCAACGTATCTGGACGATGGACTGATGACGGGCATATTCCTGGATCAGCGCGAGGTACGCGGCGCTCTGACGGAGCGGTATGCGGCAGGCAAGCGAGTCCTGAACACGTTCAGCTATACTGGCGCTTTCTCGGTGGCCGCAGCCATGGGAGGGGCGATCGAAACGACGAGTGTCGATGTTGCGAACCGCTCGTTGGAACGGACCAAAGAACAATTCGCCGTCAACAACCTGGATGACGAGAAGCAGAAAATCTATGTCATGGATGTCTTCGATTTCATCCGCTACGCAATCCGCAAGGAATTGCAGTATGACGTGACCATCATCGATCCGCCGAGCTTTGCCCGCACCAAAAAACGGACCTTCTCGGTCACGAAGGATTACACCCAATTGTTGGAGGAATTGATCCAGATCACCGCGCCGGATGGAACGCTGATCGTGTCTTCCAACGCCGCCAACTACAAGGAAAAGAACTTCAAACAGGATATCGCCCAAGCCTTCAAGAACAGCCACTGCGATTACCGCATCCTGGAGACGTTCCATCTGCCCAACGATTTCGCCGTTCCGGCAGGCAGCCAAACCAGCGATTACCTGAAAGTCTTCATCATCAAGAAACTGGCTAAATAA
- a CDS encoding VanZ family protein, with protein sequence MIFLQGPYEWVAVSLESSVNHFPLIQLVFNSVDKTILYYLIWLVLRATYLLHRHRKTGKKIPLYKEGLLHALFIYIVLLLQLTVFRNEETFWTVEYHKIDWSAIHWLPLVDTIKLFYGDSGFSAWYNSWGNVVWFMPLGYMGPYLFRKKCSFLKVTAIGFLFSSMIEFLQLIFQTGVTHIDDVFFNTLGAAIGYGIWVSSKNTAVQNG encoded by the coding sequence ATGATATTTTTACAAGGGCCGTATGAGTGGGTGGCTGTTTCATTGGAATCATCCGTCAATCATTTTCCGCTCATACAATTAGTTTTCAACAGCGTGGACAAGACCATTCTGTATTATTTGATTTGGTTGGTCTTGCGGGCAACCTATCTGCTGCATAGGCACCGCAAGACGGGCAAAAAAATCCCCTTATATAAGGAAGGATTGCTGCATGCTCTGTTCATCTACATCGTTCTGCTGCTTCAACTGACGGTTTTCCGCAACGAAGAGACTTTTTGGACCGTTGAGTATCATAAGATCGATTGGTCGGCGATCCATTGGCTGCCGTTGGTGGATACGATCAAACTCTTTTATGGGGACTCGGGATTTTCGGCCTGGTATAATTCATGGGGGAATGTTGTCTGGTTTATGCCGCTTGGCTACATGGGGCCGTATCTGTTCAGGAAAAAATGCAGTTTCCTCAAAGTGACGGCAATCGGCTTTCTTTTTTCCAGCATGATCGAGTTCCTCCAGCTCATCTTTCAGACGGGCGTGACGCATATCGATGATGTCTTCTTCAATACGCTGGGTGCCGCAATCGGCTACGGCATCTGGGTGTCATCAAAAAACACAGCAGTGCAGAACGGATAA